The Proteiniphilum propionicum genome contains the following window.
GTCTCAGCCTTGAATAAATCTTCCAGAAGCCATCACCGAAGTTGGCGGCAGCACGGATTGCGTCTTCAACTTCAGTGTCATCTTTCTTGTCAGTATAATAGAAGTAGGAGCGATGGATGTCCATCAGCTTGCACGCCCGAGAGATGCTTACACCATATTCTTCCACTATATCTCCTGCCAATTCCTTCTTTACCTCGGGCTCTAGAGTTTTTTTTCGATGACCTCCTTCAGTATCTTGTTGTCAAGTGCAAGGTCAGCATACATCTGTTTCAACGTGCGGTTCTCATCTTCAAGCTCTTTGAGACGTTTAACCTGACTGATCTCCATTCCACTATACTTGGACTTCCAATTATAAAGGGTAGCCCTGGATATATTGTAGTCACGAGCTACAACTGCGGCATCCACCCCACTTTCAAGTTGATGGACTGCCTTTACCTTCTCTGACTCACTGTGTACTTTTTTTTTCATTTTATTTCCTATGCCAAACAAAGTTAATAATTTTGTCTAACTCGGAACTGTCCTACAAATAGGGAAGGTTACACAAATAGGGAAGGTTACAGACGAGTCAGCCCAAACTTACTTTTCCAGTAATAAAAACTGGAAGCCGTGTAAGATTGATTTTCACAAAAATCTTTGACACTTAAACCGCTTTCTTGCTGGCGTTTTAATATAACCATAAATTCTTCTTTGCTTATTGGCGTCATATTTAATTATGTTTGCCGGCAAAGATCAAAACTTAAAATGTAAACTAAAACGGGGACTTTATCGGGTGCTTACTTACTACAAATTCTCCTTCCATATTTAGTCTTACCTGTTCTTGTATGGATTGGTTAAATATGGATGATAATTCTTGTTGTAATTTGTGCTCGGATTCTTTATACTCAGCAGTTCCCAAAACCGCCAATATCGTAAAGATGGAAGAAGCTGCAATAATAAGATACAAAATTATCTTTCTATATGTTGAATCGGTGAAAAACATCGCTCTTGGTCTTGAACCGTAAAGGTAGAAATAATCTTGAAAGACACAAAATTCACGACAAAATCGGACATGAGCAAACAATCTATGCCGCTCATTTTTACACAATTACACGAAATGAGTTATAAATGAGCCAGCATTTTTTATTAATTGATTATTAAATTCTATCTTCGTCCGGTTAAGATTAATTTCTCAAGATCATGAAAAAGAAAAAAGTAATTTTGTCACTATTTATGGCAGTATCAGTATTGTCTCTTGTGTATTTAAAAAGCCAACGAAACGGCATAAAATCCGAATTGGTGCTTTCAAATATTGAAGCGCTGGCATCAGGAGAAGATGGAGAAAATTATCGGTGTTTGGGGCTTGGCAGCTTAGACTGTCCGCAGATTTCCACCAAAGTTGCCTTTATTAGAATACTTTAATCGGAATGAGGAAGTACCTAAGCTACAATCTTCTTATCTGCTGTTTACTTACGGTTGCCATAGGGTGTAAGAACACCAACAACAACCTCTCTTATGACTCGTTTCCCGTCAACATCTCACTTACAGGAAAGAGTATTGAAACGGATTCTGTCATGTTGCGCTATCCGTTCAGGATTAAGCATCAAGACAGTTTGGCCATTGTAATGGATTTGCATCATCCCGACTATTTCTATCATTCTTTTACCTATCCACAATTCCGGTATATATCTTCTTTCAGAAAGCGTGGTCAAGCACCCGAAGAGAATCTGTCAGTTGAAAATTTCAGATTAGCCGGGGGAAAGATGTGGGGATTGGATGCGAACAAGCACTTGATTACGAATTTGTCATTGCAACGTGTTCATGAAAAGACGAGTACAAAGGAAATATCTTTAGACAAAGAGATTATTCGCGCATTGGATTTTGCTTTGTATGATGATTCCTGCTTTATCATTCCCGACTATTCCGGCAAACACCGTTTTCATATTATTGATATGAATGGGGATATAAAATCCAGCCGTGGCGAAATACCAAGCGTAGAACATAAAAACAAAGACATAGCTTTAGCCCAGGCATGGCGTTCCTTCATAGACTATAACCCAGATAACGGAATTCTGGCTATGGTAACCCAGTTGGGAGAAGTGCTGGAAATTTTTAACTTAAAAGACGGCACGCATATCGTGAAGTTTGGCCCTCACGGAGAGCCGGAATATAATGAGGCGAAAGGAATGGCAATCCCTTCGGGAATTATGGGATTCAGCGACATTCAGGTAACGGATAAATATATTTATGCCGTTTTTCACGGCAGAAGCTTTAAAGAGATTGCACAACAGCGGCAACCCGCGACAGACGGCGGTCAATATATCTACGTTTTTTCGGTAAAAGGAGAACCGCTCGTCAAATATACATTGGATCGGTTTATTTACGGTATTGATGTAAATGAAGAGACAAAAGAGATGTATGCCGTTGATGTAAACTCCAATCTACCCGTGGTAAAATTTAAATTAGAGCATTTGTAACATGAGATTATCTTATTTTGTTTTGTTGACGGGTGTATGCGGATTGATGCTTTCTTGTAAAAATAATCCGCAAAAAGAAATTGCCAAAGTCGTTACCGAATGGCAGAACAGGGAAATAATTTTCCCGAAAGGTCTTGTTTTTACGCTGCACGGCAGAGACACCACAGATTACACCATTCCTCCGGCATCTCACAAAATATTGGTGTATGTGGATTCCATCGGTTGCACCAGTTGCAAACTGCAACTGCATAAGTGGAAAGAGTTTATAAAAGAGGCAGATTCCATGACTCACGGTACCGTTCCCGTTATCTTCGTATTCCATTCCAAAGATTTACGGGAGATATCCTATCTCTTAAAAAGAGACAGTCTTGACATCCCGGTTTGTATTGATATGGAAGATAAACTGAATGCGGTGAATCGTTTTCCGACACATCAGCAATTTCAGACTTTTTTGCTCGACGATGAGAATAAAGTCGTGTTTATCGGAAATCCCGTTCATAATTTGCGGGTTAAGGAGATGTATTTATCCGAAATATCACAGAATGCATATCAAAGCAGAGGAACACCATCATCTCGCAACACACAAATTGAAGTAGGTAACACGGAGTTTGATCTGGGAACCATCCCAAAAGGAGAGGCTAAAATGGTTAGCATTTCAATAAAGAATGTGGGCGGATCGCCTTTGATGATATTCCACACCCGCGCCTCGTGCGGATGCACGCATATTGAGTATGAGAAAAAGCCGGTACATCCGGATAGTACAACAATTGTCAGTATAACGTATAATGCCGACGACCGGGGGTATTTCAATAAAACCGTTTCGGTGTACGGCAATATGGACAACTCGTCGTTGATTATACGGCTAAAAGGAAATATAGAATAAAAACCCTCTGCAAAAGAGGCAGAAATCAATAGTTTTAAACAATTAAATTTTTAAAGGAATGAGGAAGAAAATTCTTTCGGGCGTATTCGCCCTCGCACTCCTGGCAACCGCAGGTTTCGGAGTGAACAAAAGTTTGAAAAGTAATGCCAATCTGAGTGATTTGGCGTTGAGTAATGTGGAGGCATTGGCACAAAGTGAAGATATTGACGACATGATTACGCTTTGTGCATGGTATCCGGCTCAATATTGTCACTACTATGTAACATATCCAGATGGTAGTGGCACGGGATGGTCTCATTGGAACATGAAAAATAGATAAAAGGAGGTAAGCACATAGGTAATTGGGTATCAAGTCTATTTATGGGCTTACAAACCGTCTTACTTATGTGCTTATTATTTATCCCTATTGTTTGAAGATTCAACTGTACAATAAAATTATAATATGAGAAAAATATATATATTTTTACTATTGTTATTGATTACGGCTTGTAAGAATCAAAGTGATACAAAAGTGATATCATTACCTCATCCGAAGGTTGTTACGCCTGAAGTGTTACCTGATGAACTTATTATGCAACCACCTCTTGAGATAAAGTCATACGGAGATTATCTGTTATTTACACAACCAATGATGGGTAAGTCGCTTTTATTTTATAACAGAAAAACAGCTCATCAATTTTACTGGGGGAAAATCGGGAGTGGTCCTGATGATTTTATGTCGGCGTCTTGCATTTATCATAACTATAATGACAGCGTGATAGAAATCTATGATACGAATTTGCGAAAAATGGTATCTTTTAAAACACATATCGAAAACGATTCAATTTCCTTAGTCTCTAAAGAGAGATTTCAAGTTAATACGGATTCAATTTCAACTTTAGGACTTCATAAGATGAATAATGGGTACTATGTGAGCCAGGCGTTATTTGGGCACGAGAATATGTTTGTTCTGTTTGATAAAGATTTGAAAATCCTTAAAACTTTTGGAGAAAGACCGATTAGAGAAATGCCTGACGAAAATTATTCATATTTATACGGATGGTTTGCCTCCATAGGCAACAAATTGTATTTTGCATCCCAGCCTACCGGATATTTAGTTTGTTATGAGATAACTGATAAAGGCAACGTCAAAAAAGAGTGGGATGCATTTTTTACTACCCCAAAATATGAAACACGTCCTGCTTTTAACTGGGCAAGGGATAATCAGCAAGGTTTTTACGATATTCAATTGAATGATAAGTATCTTTTTCTTTCATTTAGCGGTAAAACTTTTGAAACAAATGACGTTTATCCCGAAAGTATCGTTATACTCAACCACAACGGCGAATTACAGAAACATATTAAGCTTGATGAAAACCATATATTACTGAAATTTACTTTGGTGGGGGACAGCATTTATGCTGTTGGGCTTGATCAAATGATTAAGTTTAACTGGAAGAAAGAATTATAACGAATTGAAAAATTTCTTTTGATTCTCAAACTTAAAGAAATGTAGAATAAAAAAAGCCTTCTAAAAAAGAGGCAGAAATCAATAGTTTTAAACAATTTTTAAAGGAATGAAGAAGAAAATTCTTTCGGGCCTGTTCGTCCTCGCACTCCTTGCAACCGCAGGTTATGGAGTGAACAAAAGTATGAACGGTAATGCCAATTTGAGTGATTTGGCATTGAGTAATGTGGAGGCGTTGGCAAATGGAGAAAGTGGAGGTGATCCTTGTGGAGGGCCTAAAACTTATGG
Protein-coding sequences here:
- a CDS encoding transposase; amino-acid sequence: MKKKVHSESEKVKAVHQLESGVDAAVVARDYNISRATLYNWKSKYSGMEISQVKRLKELEDENRTLKQMYADLALDNKILKEVIEKKL
- a CDS encoding NVEALA domain-containing protein, with the translated sequence MKKKKVILSLFMAVSVLSLVYLKSQRNGIKSELVLSNIEALASGEDGENYRCLGLGSLDCPQISTKVAFIRIL
- a CDS encoding BF3164 family lipoprotein; translated protein: MRKYLSYNLLICCLLTVAIGCKNTNNNLSYDSFPVNISLTGKSIETDSVMLRYPFRIKHQDSLAIVMDLHHPDYFYHSFTYPQFRYISSFRKRGQAPEENLSVENFRLAGGKMWGLDANKHLITNLSLQRVHEKTSTKEISLDKEIIRALDFALYDDSCFIIPDYSGKHRFHIIDMNGDIKSSRGEIPSVEHKNKDIALAQAWRSFIDYNPDNGILAMVTQLGEVLEIFNLKDGTHIVKFGPHGEPEYNEAKGMAIPSGIMGFSDIQVTDKYIYAVFHGRSFKEIAQQRQPATDGGQYIYVFSVKGEPLVKYTLDRFIYGIDVNEETKEMYAVDVNSNLPVVKFKLEHL
- a CDS encoding DUF1573 domain-containing protein gives rise to the protein MRLSYFVLLTGVCGLMLSCKNNPQKEIAKVVTEWQNREIIFPKGLVFTLHGRDTTDYTIPPASHKILVYVDSIGCTSCKLQLHKWKEFIKEADSMTHGTVPVIFVFHSKDLREISYLLKRDSLDIPVCIDMEDKLNAVNRFPTHQQFQTFLLDDENKVVFIGNPVHNLRVKEMYLSEISQNAYQSRGTPSSRNTQIEVGNTEFDLGTIPKGEAKMVSISIKNVGGSPLMIFHTRASCGCTHIEYEKKPVHPDSTTIVSITYNADDRGYFNKTVSVYGNMDNSSLIIRLKGNIE
- a CDS encoding NVEALA domain-containing protein, producing the protein MRKKILSGVFALALLATAGFGVNKSLKSNANLSDLALSNVEALAQSEDIDDMITLCAWYPAQYCHYYVTYPDGSGTGWSHWNMKNR
- a CDS encoding NVEALA domain-containing protein, yielding MKKKILSGLFVLALLATAGYGVNKSMNGNANLSDLALSNVEALANGESGGDPCGGPKTYGECESRNTINCKDTSGCQ